A portion of the Pseudomonas protegens CHA0 genome contains these proteins:
- a CDS encoding sugar nucleotide-binding protein, whose product MRMRLMLLGGGNALGQALIRLGAEEDIGFLAPRPPQDGWDAASLTQLLDDTRPDALINLAYYFDWFQAESVSEARLSGQERAVERLAELCQHHNIILLQPSSYRVFDGSRATAYSEKDEPVPLGLRGQALWRIEQSVRATCPQHVLLRFGWLLDDSPDGILGRFLARAESPDELLMADDRRGNPTPVDDAARVIISVLKQLDCAAPLWGTYHYAGQEATTPLALGQAVLTEARQLHPLAIEAPTAQAHAASADAAEEPQHAVLACKKILHTFGIKPRAWRAALPALLDRFYRHG is encoded by the coding sequence ATGCGAATGCGCCTTATGTTACTGGGCGGCGGAAATGCCCTTGGGCAGGCGCTGATTCGCCTGGGTGCGGAGGAAGACATCGGTTTCCTCGCCCCCCGTCCGCCGCAAGACGGCTGGGATGCCGCGAGCCTTACGCAACTGCTCGACGACACCCGCCCGGATGCCTTGATCAACCTGGCTTACTACTTCGACTGGTTTCAGGCGGAGAGCGTGAGCGAGGCGCGCTTGAGCGGCCAGGAACGGGCGGTCGAGCGCCTGGCAGAGCTTTGCCAGCATCACAACATCATCCTCCTGCAACCTTCGAGCTACCGGGTGTTCGACGGCTCCCGGGCGACTGCCTACAGCGAAAAGGACGAGCCGGTGCCCCTGGGCCTGCGCGGCCAGGCTCTGTGGCGTATCGAGCAAAGCGTTCGCGCCACCTGCCCACAGCACGTGCTGCTGCGTTTCGGCTGGCTGCTGGATGACAGCCCGGACGGCATTCTCGGGCGTTTCCTGGCCCGGGCCGAATCCCCGGACGAACTGTTGATGGCCGACGACCGGCGGGGTAATCCGACCCCGGTGGACGATGCCGCGCGGGTGATCATCTCGGTGCTCAAGCAGCTCGATTGCGCCGCGCCGCTTTGGGGCACCTACCACTACGCCGGCCAGGAAGCCACCACGCCCCTGGCCCTGGGGCAGGCGGTGCTGACCGAAGCCCGGCAATTGCACCCGCTGGCCATCGAGGCGCCGACCGCCCAGGCCCATGCCGCCAGCGCCGATGCCGCCGAGGAACCGCAGCACGCAGTACTGGCCTGCAAGAAAATCCTT